Below is a genomic region from Calliopsis andreniformis isolate RMS-2024a unplaced genomic scaffold, iyCalAndr_principal scaffold0001, whole genome shotgun sequence.
ATTCTTTCGTAGCACTATAAATAACGAGAATATTCATATCTTCCTACTTAAATGccccaccctgtatattatttattgtatgtaAAAGAATATAactaaatattgaaaatatgtactcaatatatatatatatatatatatttgttatttataatttataatgttaattatatattatatgtagTATACACATAATgtctttaattatttaatagccCTAAGTGTCCTCCaaaaatatgtttaattatCCTTACAAAATTATTAAACTTCGTTAATTTCTTCAATAATCTAACAATAAATAGTTAGTAGTTTtgttattttttgtaatttgcTTCAGTAGGTTAATTTGTGATGTTGGCGTTTataaaaaattttgtattaaataattACTTACAATTGAGATACTGCGAGTAGTAAGGATGACCTCAACAAATCCGAGATTCGAGAAAAATGcttcttatttattttttatatgggcaaataaaataaacagtatttttaaaattgtagGGTTGGTGGTATCATATTTAACAACACAATTTTAATAGAAACAATTTAATTTCTTATCAAAGTACTTAAATCGTTCCTATTTTGTTGTAAGCGCATTCGAATTTatgatattatataataatatacttcttaaattacttttttcttatgtgcatttaaaataattaatacatactatgtacaaattttatttaatttgacaAGTATCATAAactatttatttgaatattcaggtttacCTTTACACGTATAAGTCATATAAATTTCTAAAACCTTCAGACAGTATTTGTTTATATTAATTAGATGAAATGCATTTTATTTGTTACTTGAATATTGACCAGAGTTTCCTGAATAATTAACTTACTCTTATAGTGTAAAACACTTTattcattaattaaaaattttaaattacttaTCCTATAACTAGATTACTTTTCCAATAGATATTATTTAGCTGagtatttctattttttatttagtataGGAACCCATATACAATTAAGTATATTATGCACTTTATTACCCAATGTTATgagatacaaaatgaatagtctCATAAAAATTTTCAGTATAGTCTATTATAccgaaaaaatatatatacaatatgtAAGTTGTACATAGAAATATaatagtaaaaaaatatatcGCATATTTTTGTTGATTACATAATACTCTCAACTACTGTAGTTGTGCATTTCTACAGGTATTTTTGCAGTGTTATTACTTTATTCTTTAGTTACTGTATGTATTATTATGTACGCACGAACATGATTTGTATATACAAATACatattatttcaatattataagcatcaaattatattaaaaattattatatagAGTGTAAATGACATAGATAccattcaatattttaagggatgaCAGTGAAGCCGCAAAATATCCGAACTGTATTCGTTTAAGGGTAATAATGTATCAAACTTAACACGTCTACACACGGTATTTATGTTAACTACATACGGCGAAATACCTTTTAAGGATGTGATGTTATGCATGAAGGGGAACGTTATGTGGCacaatttgttttgtatgtaaAGTAATGGAAATGATTCAGAAGTTaagttaatttttttaataacataACAGTATGAGCTAAATTACAATAGAAGTTCAAAAACCTGGCGCACTAGATCATTGTGTTACATGAGAGATTGTAAAATCGTAAAAAATCAGGAGACGGATCATCGCATATTCCTCAGCTTGAAACCACTAAAACTAAATCATCAATTATTTGCTAATTAAGGAGTATTTCTCTAAAAGTTCAATTTGTTTCTTTTGAATTACAAGTTCACGTAAGTTTAACAGACTGAAGTGAGAGACATGCAATGATCCGGTTACGGCCCCCTATGAAACGAAATAGTTTAGTATACCAGACCTTCCAATTTGTGTTAACAAATACTGCTATattcttaataaaaaaaaagtattgcattttaaaaaattaacttAACCTTCAAACTCCCTTCCTATTATATTATAtctgaaaaaaatatttacggtgccccccccccccccccccccccccgcgcTCCTTTACAATCAGACAACTTTTGCAAAAATATTCTCTTTATAACATTACTTCCTTCAAGGATATTTCATTGTATTTAGTGAAAACAGACATCCTGTATATTAAACTAATTTCATAGAAGTCTGTAATTTTGAAGCTAGTCGTAAGCACTGCTAGAGTATAACAGACAACACTTCTGAGGATTTAATTGTTATAAAACTTCTAATATCCACGATATCTATAGAAATGAGCATAGTTAATTTGTACAAGAGTCTAGTCAAATACTTGACCTGTTCACTGTATATGAAAAAACTAAGGGAATATAAACCATCTTGTTGTTCAAAAAATCGGAAAAATGTTCTGTACTATCTTGTTGAGTTTCATGTGCCTAAAATATATTGGTAATTGATGAAGTTACAACGCTAAAGAagattgtatattatatttagaatAAAGTTATTCTCAAAACCCCAATTTTTGACTTGGTACTTAGCAGATCTCTGAATCACTCATCGAATACACTTCAAATTGGAAAGAATTATTTCTTATACAGTACCTCACAATTCAGTACATGATGTTTTGGTATCTTAATTTGTTGGAAAAATAACTCTTCTTTACAATGCCGccatttttgtatttttcaatattattaagaatattggGAGCAAAATTTGAGATACTTCGTAAAGAATGTGTTTCAATTTGACGTTAATAGGAAGAATAATTTTATAGATCTGCAAGGTGCAAGCTGCCAAGGTCCTACCAAATAATATAATGATAGACAATGTTTAATTATTctgcaattttttaattttaaataatataagatAAGAAATGTCGATCCTTTATTGAATAAATATCTAACGAAAAAGAATCTCACATTCATCCATTTGTTTAGATCATTCCGATGATGTACCCTTATTTATTTTTGGATGCGGGAGTTTAGAGCAAgcaaaatttttgaaaatgttttgTCTGATTATGTGCTATCGCCTTAAGTAATGGCACTGATTGTAATTGTACCTCTTAAAGGTACCACGATTGTAACAGTTGACATTACAGGATATTGACCCACGCCGCGTCGACTGAAGGCTCCAACTCCTTGAAATCCCCTTCCAATTGTGAGATATTTACAACTAAGTCATTAGTTTTCCGAGGTTTCAGTCTTCTATTCGATACATGTAGGTAAATATCGACCTCGTATCCAACGTGTTAAGGACCCTCAGAGCATACGCGCGCGCACATACACGTATGTCATTCTTGGTCAACTACTTATTTCAACGGTGATTTCTGAAAAGTCTACAGAAACCGTTTCACTGATATACACGAACTATTATTTGCTTCAAAATTTCACTGACAATTAACATTCCTTATTACTGCACGACAAAAATAGATCGAACATTTTTTCACAGAATATTCTTTGTTCCATTTATGTAGACTTCCTTACCACCCCTTAAAGATAATTTTAGaaatatgaaaactatggtattgTTCTATGTATGTGATACAGATTGATTATGTCTAGTATATTTTTAGAAAGTATCTGTCATAGTGACATATACGTACATGATAATTCTGTATATGGCACTTTTCTAAGTTTACAATCTATATTTGTGCCATAACATATACAGTAGAGATGACGAACTTTTTTTCCCTCGGGAGCCCAACAAGTCAGGCAGTTCTCTCAATATTAGAAAGTCGGTTGTTCTACTGAATTAGGGCCCTGTTAGATTAACGCGATTTGGAACCGAGAGcatcgaactattcaatctgtggggccTAGTCTCAAGAGTTGACTCTCAAGAAAGGCCTGAACCCGAGctagtataatataatatatgcaGAGTGTACATACTGCTCTTATTCAAAAAATAAACATAGTAAACgaaatgtattttaaataacatttaaaaaaaataaaaaatttaattgcgTAATATATACCGTATTCATATGAAAATATATATTCTCATCACAATTTAAATGAAGTAATATATTttggaaaatataaataatataatatttgtaTATTAATACTTATACTTCTCTCATTTTCAAACATTAAATCTAATTGTCAATGCGTTCATGTGTACAGAGTTCTATGCTCCTAGTATATTGAGACCAGTATTtacaaaaattgattttttgaaAACAGCCTCCATTTTCATTACAGTGAGCAGGCAAGAATGTACAATATTGAACATTATAAATTAGTGAATTTCTATCATATTATTAAACATATCGTCTATTTTTTGGCGTTTTGCGACATCTTTGGCGTCCAAAAATAGCAACTgcacaaataattattattgctAAAAGTACTGCACCCACCGCCCATACAGCTTTACTTGTATCAATTCTAGGTTTCTTTTCTTGTTCAGTATTTAAATTAATATCTAATGATTCATCAAAGGGTACTGTAGTTGACGCTTGTAAATTTAATACACTAGGGCTGTCTAATTTTTTAACTGGTACGTGAATCGATGATTCAGATTCTAAACTTTTATTGGTACTAACTATAGTACGTACATCACCCCCTTCACCTTTTTGTTTATTCACAAGTGTGATATTTATCGCCGATTTCTGTCTGTCTGTACTTTCTTTTGCAATAATGAAGTTGGTAGTGATAGGAGCAACTGTTGTTGTTATTGGCTTATTCACTTCACTAAGAATTTTTTTTTCTAATTCTTCTAATTCTGTTTCTCCATTAGCAACTGTATCATAGTTGTAATTTCCTTCCAACTCGTCGATAAAATCTTCCAATGGAGAAAAAAATGATATAAGTGAATCGGATGAAATTTCAACCAGATCTAAAAATTTATCAACTGATCTCATCCAATTAGGGTCACCTCTTTGCTGAATCATTTTTCTGGAAACAAAATgagtatttttttaatttatgtaGCAAGTGGAATAAGAGTATTGTGACAGTAATAAATAATACATACATGAAAtcagcttttattcgtttttctAGAATTGAATCATATCTTATTTCTGTGGTTTCCATCAAGTGTTCGTAAAATTGAAATGCGAGAATAATGCCAGTTATTtttctacaaaaaaaaaaaaatctataATTATACTAATCCAATTGACAGAAATGCAGATTATTACACTCTTATTTTTACTACTTACGAAAGATATGGTTTGTTGCTAGTAATATACTCGTCACTTAAAAAAGTCGGTACCTCAGTTCCATTAGAAATAATTCCTTCATATTCTTGCCTTGAagaaaatattaagaaattgtATCTTAGAACAACATTGAAATATATGTTATCcctatttatattaatattctaaTAAGTTAATACCTATATTTCCACCAAGATGATATTAAATCCACTGGATTTGTTATATTTGTTTCAATAGCATTAATTCTCCACATATCTGCAGAAATGTAATAAGCAAGACGTGGTAATGTACTTAATGCAGTAATCATTAAGGTTACAATTGAATCTTGATCACTATCAGTAGATTCATCCATAACATGGATGTACTTTAACCATGCAGGACTTGTAGCTAATATACCAAAAAGTTCTGATACAGCTTCTTCTAAAGCTGAAAAATAATGCAGACATTATTTTTAATCCTTTTGCAGTAGAATGATAAAGCTTTGtcaaaaaatatgtattttttttatactttaAATTATTTCTATTCTCAATGAAAAATTAATAGATTAGATAAAAGattaaatactttaaaaataaCTTTCTGTCTTTTTGAGCAATATTATTTGACACTTCCATCTACCCGAGTCTCTCTAGCACTACACTATAAGAGGGTCAAGTCAGTACcactgattattgttattaacatTTAACATATATTTATTGATATTTATTTGTTAATATTCTCATTCTTACCAGAATAACGATTTGCTGTATTAAGTACCGCTATCGTCTCGGCAGACATTTGATTGAATACAATTTTTCCTATGTTTTTATGTGCGGAGAGGAAATTGCTTATGGTAGGTTCAAAACAAGTAGATACTCTGTaatgcaatgtttaaaattacattaaagtaaaaaaattatattaaaaggtCAATAAGCAAAACATGACTGAGTGAGAATTCAATGAAGAAGATATAATGAAAATGTAAATTAATCAAGATAAGTTATATGGAAAATGAATATGTAAATATGTAAAAGAAATTCATACTTTGCTCTAAAGTTTAAAGCAAAGAACTGGTAAAATGATTGTTAGTCTTATATTTTTTCCCAGTTAAAGTTGAcgataaaaaatgaaattgaagtatttgttataatttgaaattcatctaaatagaaatgttcatatataAATAAGAATAACACAACTGTATTGACTGTTACTTTACACATATAAAAATTACTGTcatatataaataattttatatatcTGTAATATAATATACAGTGGCTCCAATCTACCAGACTTATAAAAATTTGATACAAACAATTGGGTCGTGGTATCATTACAAACAAGATATTGGGTCATATAGCAAAAAAATTGAGAAATGCTCTTCTTAGcgtataattatttaataagaGCTATGTACACCTATATATTAAGGAAATTATTGAATAATAACACCAAAAAAGATGTGAGGTAGTATTAGTAGAGTACTGTTCCGCAACAACGCTGCACATCGGGACTGTCCGCATCCTTCTTGCAGGAATAGTATTTCCTACCTTTCATTCTTGGCACGGCACAGCCATAAATTTCGTTCGGCATTGCCAGGGTATACGTGCGACAGGAAAAAATGAAATATAGAATACTCCAACCTACTAGTTAGAGTATTGCTTACATCCTCGGCTTTTTCTCGCACATCGAGCCTCGGACTTTCAGACTAGATGGTATTTTACTGCTATTTCTTTCGTTCAAAATCACAAGATCGTAAACTTTCAGCTCATTTCCTGCGCTGACATTTTGCAATCTCATCAACTGATTTTCGAGTTAAAAACGTTAGAAATTGATTTGCCTTGGCGAGATCTTTCCAATGATATGTAGATCTtatttcacgctctttgcatcAGATCACATCTTAGAGACAGTACATTGTCCTTTCTATTAGGAAGTCGATATAAAAGATTTCAACATATGTATCCCTACCTTTTATGTTCGTGAACCATTTCCGATGCACATTTtagatttttaaagctttataaaagttaaaccgtAACAGATACAACAAAATATATAATAACATTTTTACTCTACCACTGCCGTTCAATGCATTTGTAAAATTGCAGAATTCCCTGATTGTTAGTTTACAATATTGGTATGTTaattttaaggcattattattgcaaaatcaaGGCAAATTGGACACTATGTTATAGAACATTTTACGTTTCAATTTGGATCTcctatcaccccttaaaatatcggAGGCTATATTATCTGTTACACTTCATACAAGTTATGTATAAGTAACTAAATAAACGTCGTACATATGTATCATCCTTAAtggtaaaataattattatttgtagctacaattcatattttataatgaataaaagACGCATGGCAGCAATTTAAATTGAAACGTGATTTGTAAATGTACTTCTCTGCACGGGCTAGGTATATATATATAGGTACTTAAAGGTCAAAATGAGAAGAACTATCCTAATTTTGTTTTTCCCTGGCATATGATACTGTGGCAGAGGCCAGAAAAATTCATGGCTCGTCTCTGCAAGGATTCTCTCGGTCGCTCGATGAGAGGACCACCGCCGCTGAGCGGTAGGGATAGTCGTGAGCTTTTTTCGGGACCTGAAACTCAGCTTTATTGCAGGACAGTACTGTACTTAGTATTTTGTTTATGCAAAAGAGAAGTACAATTGCATTGCACACATCTTTTTGAATGTATTTTCtccttactatgataataagttGAAATTACGTTATAGttgaattatatttataattacatacaatattaatatattctATTATATTAAGTAGTAAATTTTTACTTGATGAAAATAACTGTATGGGTCGCTTCGTATATTCTTTGACTTGTACATGAAAATAATTAGCGTTTTGACGATACAGTGAATGtaattaaagtaattaaatGCAGTAAAAAATATGCCACTTTTCTTCATTTTGCCCACAAACTTAATGCATTGTTAACGTTTTGCTGTCAAATGTATCAAACCCAAAATGATGCAAATTCGTGTCTGCTATCAACAATGTGTTAATTTTGTCCTACGTTTTTATCACATTACATATGATACATATTTAATCAGAGAATACTATACTTATATGGCTAAAGGTCCcttcccattgctgtaagtTCGGGCCGCGAGCGCGTTCGCCGTCCACTTGAAACTGTCAACTCTACGAGCAGGAGGGTCTGAAGTACCCAGCGAGCCTGCATCGTGATCTGCTTAATCACCAAACGAGCCCGGCAAACCCAAAGCGACCATGTACCTATGTTCACCTAGTGGGAACGtcttttcgaacaaaattcgccgAGCACGCATAATTTATGCCCGTTACAGTAATGGGAAGCGACCTTAATAAATTAGTTGAATTATTGATCATGAGATATGTACCTCATAATACCTTCTTCACAGAAATTAATTAGTTTTGATGGACACTGTTGATTGAAGTGACTTTTATCCCAGAAGTCAGCTTGTGGAACTTGATTGAATATTTTCAGGCTCATTGCAGAAGCGGCCTTGTATAATGATTTCCCAATAAGTTTCTACAAATATTTAATTCATACAGTAATAAATTTATTcatgtaaaatgtaaaaaacatTATCCTTTTTACCTTTTTCCACAGATTTTTCTTTATGTTATATGTTATATCTGGATACGGAACTGCATCAACAGATATAGTAGTCCAATCGTTTCCTTGCAAAGAACCTGTCACAAAATCATCACActtttaaaaaaaaagttaaTTACGAATAATTTGTATTATAATGTAAGCTCACCGAGTAAATAAGCTGGTACAGTTTCATTTATAGCAATTTTGTATTTATGAGACAAATTAGTTGATACAAACTTCACTAGCTTTTTATGAAGATTAGAAATTTTCTCCCATTCATATATAATTTTactataaccattattatatccACTAAGTAATTCCCAATATTCCATACTATCTTTGGCACCTAAGGAATCATCAATAACGTTTTTTCGTTTAATCAAATTACAAGATTGTGTCACATAACAAATGTAAATTACTTTCTAAAATATCAACCATTTGCTTCGATAGCTTTGTGGGTAAGTAACAAGACTGTTGAAAAATTTGTAACTAATGGATTTAATTCTTGATGCCAAGCTGTCCAAAGACTATGTTTATTCTCAACATTTTGATTGCGAGAGAGTGAATGTTCTACATCTGAAAAACATATTTTGATTATTGTGCATATACTTGCTTTTTAAtaacaaattaaaattaaaatggtACCTCCACGTGTGTAATTACTTAAAACTCCTCCACCAGATTtagataattttaataattctacTGTTCCAGTAAAGTGAACAAGCTAGAATGAAGTACATAGtttgttaaatatttattagaaacACAATGTTGAAAATTACACTAATTAAAACTTATCTTACCGTTTCGTAATCTTTGTCCGTTAATAAAGCATCTCCTGCTTTTGCAAcaatgtcatatttatattgcaatacTGGATCATTTGTATCATCTTTTGAAACATTATCAACAACTTCATGTTTTTGCACGTTTTTGAAGGCTGCgtaagaaattaaatttttttcctGCAGTTCAAAAAAGAATATATTTAGATGGAAATTTCGAAAATTGTATTGCAAAGATACtaaaattgattttattttaGTTTGTATCTAACAAGGAAACAATTTGAACTGTccgatttcaatgaaactttgcaGTGTGTAGAGTAGGCAAAAATATTCGATATATATGTGGTGGACCTTCACCATTTTTACTAAAATCTGTGAGTCGGAGACATGGTTCGATGATAAACAGATGTGGGAAGTTTCGTGAAAGTTTTGCGCAGCGACACGGCGGGTGGTCATCCTGTGCGTTTCAAGGAAGGTTTTCTCTTCCTTGAAATGTTTTAGGAAAATGCCACACGTGTGCGTTAGAGGATCTTCCCAAAAAACGGTTGCAAGGGCAGAATCGTCTGAACCGTCCAAGCGGTCGTTTCGCTTGCAGCGCGTCACGATTGTACGCACTCGAGTTTACTTTATTCATTCAGTGTGttcgtttttattttctttcctgTAGACTAAGTGTTGCGtttttaataaacttttatTTACTTGTTCACGAGCACAATTTATGACCTACCCACGCTAATCCCCAAATATATTTTTTCCTATCTGCTGGTATCCATGTTAAAGGGGTGAAAACCAAAATTGGGGGTTGAAAACATATTTTACCTAATGCCTCAAAAACTATTCAACAtagttgtttaaaaaatatattgaaaaatgacATGTTTCTGTTGATTTCCCGGAACAAATATTAATGAATTCTTTCCTAAATCTGCATGTGAGTACTACATCGCTGTGATAAAAATATCATAAGACTATCAAATTTTCTTGAAATAACTTGTTCCAGTACACAATTTCACGTCAAACGCGGATAAACTTTAAACGTAATTATTTCTTGTACAATGCAAAAATTAAGAATTCCAAAATATCCGTATTCTGTGTTTAGGTCTATAGTATCCACATGCAAATTTATCtttttatctatttatttagtaatcGTCCAATTTACACTTCTTGCTTATGTCGAATAGTTTGAGATATTAGGTAAAATATGTTTTCAACACCCAAATTTCGTTTTCACCCCGTTAGCATAGATACCAGCAGATAGGAAAAAATTATGAAGGCAAAATCATAAATCTTTGATAAGGAAAATGCAAGATCTTTGAAACACCGATTTTGTTGTGACTTTGCACACTGATAAGTTtcgttattctatttatactcaGATACTCAATATTTTTCAAGACTGAATTCATAACTGACGTTGTAATACTACGTTGAAATACAGTAGAATATAAAGTAACATCAAACACCATTGTAGCCTGACGGCTACAGAGCACTTGTAGAGCACCAAGCTACCATGCCGACGATTTCAGGTTCGTTCATTCGCAGTCGTTTTCTTcaacatttttttctatttatGCGTAAAGTAGGTAGTAGATAGCACACACAAAAACGTATGGTAAAAGTGTTAGAATTCACAATTCGCGCCCTCTCTTCAATGGATGCGACTTACAAGGGAAGTTTGggaagtgttaatcgccgattttaatgaaactttgtacaattattctatggtccaacctaagaattttgccgtacaaagtagctacccatacgcacttttaagggaggaactacccctttaa
It encodes:
- the LOC143186537 gene encoding angiotensin-converting enzyme, which codes for MKLRIAKRKMLSKWTWIVLNLVIYASASLKTDAIKAFIELTEFEYEDACSNTAEAEWAFVNTPSNETLLTWEKNLISYAAFKNVQKHEVVDNVSKDDTNDPVLQYKYDIVAKAGDALLTDKDYETLVHFTGTVELLKLSKSGGGVLSNYTRGDVEHSLSRNQNVENKHSLWTAWHQELNPLVTNFSTVLLLTHKAIEANGAKDSMEYWELLSGYNNGYSKIIYEWEKISNLHKKLVKFVSTNLSHKYKIAINETVPAYLLGSLQGNDWTTISVDAVPYPDITYNIKKNLWKKKLIGKSLYKAASAMSLKIFNQVPQADFWDKSHFNQQCPSKLINFCEEGIMRVSTCFEPTISNFLSAHKNIGKIVFNQMSAETIAVLNTANRYSALEEAVSELFGILATSPAWLKYIHVMDESTDSDQDSIVTLMITALSTLPRLAYYISADMWRINAIETNITNPVDLISSWWKYRQEYEGIISNGTEVPTFLSDEYITSNKPYLSKITGIILAFQFYEHLMETTEIRYDSILEKRIKADFIKMIQQRGDPNWMRSVDKFLDLVEISSDSLISFFSPLEDFIDELEGNYNYDTVANGETELEELEKKILSEVNKPITTTVAPITTNFIIAKESTDRQKSAINITLVNKQKGEGGDVRTIVSTNKSLESESSIHVPVKKLDSPSVLNLQASTTVPFDESLDINLNTEQEKKPRIDTSKAVWAVGAVLLAIIIICAVAIFGRQRCRKTPKNRRYV